In one window of Cytophagaceae bacterium ABcell3 DNA:
- a CDS encoding thymidylate synthase has product MKQYLDLMQHILDKGVKKEDRTGTGTLSVFGYQMRFDLSEGFPLVTTKKLHLRSIIHELLWFLKGDTNIKYLKDNKVSIWDEWADDNGELGPVYGYQWRSWPTPDGASIDQIAQVADQIKNNPDSRRLIVSAWNVADVDKMKLPPCHAFFQFYVADGKLSCQLYQRSADVFLGVPFNIASYAMLTMMFAQVSGLKVGEFIHTLGDAHLYSNHLEQARLQLSRTSRPLPTMKLNPEVKSIFDFKFEDFVLEGYDPHPHIKAPVAV; this is encoded by the coding sequence ATGAAGCAGTATCTGGACCTTATGCAGCACATTCTTGATAAGGGTGTAAAAAAAGAAGATAGAACCGGAACCGGAACCTTAAGTGTATTTGGTTATCAAATGCGCTTTGATCTTTCGGAAGGTTTTCCCCTTGTTACCACAAAAAAGCTGCATTTGCGATCTATTATTCATGAGTTGTTATGGTTTCTAAAAGGAGATACCAATATTAAATATTTGAAGGACAACAAGGTCAGTATATGGGATGAGTGGGCTGATGATAATGGAGAGTTAGGGCCGGTGTATGGTTACCAATGGAGGTCTTGGCCAACTCCTGATGGGGCTAGTATTGATCAGATTGCGCAGGTTGCTGATCAAATTAAAAATAACCCAGACAGTAGAAGGTTAATAGTGAGCGCATGGAATGTAGCTGATGTAGATAAGATGAAGTTGCCTCCATGCCATGCCTTTTTTCAGTTTTATGTAGCAGATGGAAAACTGTCATGTCAGCTATACCAGAGAAGTGCAGATGTGTTTTTAGGCGTGCCATTCAATATAGCCTCTTACGCCATGTTGACCATGATGTTTGCACAGGTTTCAGGCCTCAAGGTAGGAGAGTTTATACACACTTTGGGTGATGCTCATTTATATAGTAACCATCTTGAGCAAGCAAGGCTTCAGCTTTCCAGAACATCTCGTCCTTTGCCTACCATGAAACTTAACCCTGAAGTTAAAAGTATTTTTGATTTTAAATTTGAGGATTTTGTGTTGGAAGGTTATGATCCCCATCCGCATATTAAAGCTCCGGTAGCTGTTTAG
- a CDS encoding matrixin family metalloprotease — protein sequence MKKCIYLFFIILTITSIKVFHASAQHMIGDACMMLPISLEDKTKKAALIVEGHIVDSYVKKDPKNNTLYTYFTISVATVFKGDKISKEITAKSPGGKTEEEWHIITGSLNPTIEDQGIFFLTASQEQDIYEPLGAVQGLIKFTSDGEASDGLRKYKDTEQEIRQRIEHLLGKSPTHLQKRKMRKINPSLPGTPTLPVIQSFSPTNISAGTDKVLTIKGSGFGSIRGTGGKVEFRNCNDGGSTWVSPSSISYTHWSDTEIRVKVPSSPCAGTGNIRVTNASGASTISTKALLVNFSYINIEAHGITHIPVLTNTDNRGGHSFRLNVDFDENEPAKEAFYNALIAWRCNTGVNFKIGNTTTNNTSEGDGENVVRFALPGELPEGVLGRCLTRLSNCHFNNWYVVETDLEFSSDINWSYSAGRTPQNQIDFESVAIHELGHAHLIGHVIKHNAVMHHAIGFGQQRRDLIEEVEVEAGNYVLDKSGGSRLCGPGNMTPLAEEDCEDPEGPFEYVNNKPGKDKPVLIFYNYRDDELVIAISGMEVKNTSLRISNINGQIIDNIPINTENGEFYTTKTLTHLPQAMYLYSLFTDEEKYAGKFIIQK from the coding sequence ATGAAAAAATGCATTTACCTGTTTTTTATTATTTTAACCATCACTAGCATTAAAGTCTTTCATGCTTCAGCGCAACATATGATTGGAGATGCGTGCATGATGCTTCCCATATCTTTGGAAGACAAAACTAAAAAAGCTGCGCTCATAGTAGAAGGCCACATTGTAGATTCTTACGTAAAAAAAGATCCAAAAAACAACACATTATATACCTACTTTACCATTTCCGTAGCCACAGTTTTTAAGGGTGACAAAATAAGCAAAGAGATAACTGCTAAGTCCCCCGGAGGAAAAACAGAAGAAGAATGGCATATTATAACAGGCAGTCTAAACCCCACTATAGAAGACCAAGGTATTTTTTTCCTTACAGCTTCTCAAGAACAAGATATTTATGAACCATTAGGTGCCGTTCAAGGGCTTATCAAGTTCACGTCAGATGGAGAAGCCTCAGATGGTTTGCGCAAGTATAAAGACACAGAACAAGAAATAAGGCAAAGAATTGAACACTTGCTAGGAAAATCACCTACTCATCTACAAAAAAGGAAAATGAGGAAGATAAACCCAAGCCTTCCAGGCACTCCTACCCTTCCGGTCATACAGTCTTTCTCCCCCACAAACATAAGTGCAGGAACAGACAAAGTGCTTACAATTAAGGGTTCTGGCTTTGGGTCAATAAGAGGAACCGGCGGGAAAGTGGAATTTAGGAACTGTAACGATGGCGGTAGCACTTGGGTATCTCCAAGCTCCATCAGCTACACCCACTGGTCAGATACAGAAATAAGAGTAAAAGTACCTTCTAGTCCATGTGCAGGAACAGGCAATATCCGGGTTACCAATGCTTCTGGCGCAAGTACAATTAGCACAAAAGCCCTTTTGGTAAATTTTTCATATATAAATATTGAAGCGCACGGCATTACGCACATACCGGTACTTACCAACACCGACAATCGTGGCGGCCATAGTTTTAGGTTGAATGTAGACTTTGATGAAAACGAACCTGCCAAAGAAGCTTTCTACAACGCCCTGATCGCTTGGAGGTGCAATACGGGAGTTAACTTCAAAATAGGCAACACCACCACCAACAACACCTCTGAAGGAGACGGAGAAAATGTAGTAAGATTTGCCTTACCGGGCGAACTTCCTGAAGGCGTGCTGGGGAGGTGCTTGACCAGGCTCAGCAACTGCCATTTCAACAATTGGTATGTGGTAGAAACAGACTTGGAGTTTTCTTCTGATATCAATTGGAGTTACTCAGCTGGACGTACACCACAAAATCAAATAGACTTCGAGTCCGTTGCTATTCACGAGTTAGGACATGCTCACCTCATAGGCCATGTGATCAAACACAACGCAGTCATGCATCATGCAATAGGTTTTGGACAACAAAGGAGAGATTTAATTGAAGAGGTTGAAGTAGAAGCAGGAAATTATGTGCTTGACAAAAGTGGCGGATCAAGATTGTGCGGCCCAGGAAACATGACGCCTCTAGCAGAAGAAGATTGCGAAGATCCAGAAGGGCCTTTCGAATATGTCAATAATAAACCTGGGAAAGACAAGCCTGTGCTAATATTTTATAATTACAGGGACGACGAGCTTGTAATTGCGATTTCCGGCATGGAGGTAAAGAACACCTCATTACGGATCAGCAACATCAACGGACAAATCATAGACAACATTCCTATCAATACAGAAAACGGGGAATTTTACACCACCAAAACCCTGACCCACCTACCGCAGGCCATGTACCTCTACAGCCTATTTACAGATGAAGAAAAATACGCTGGAAAGTTTATCATCCAGAAGTAA
- a CDS encoding aspartate aminotransferase family protein, whose amino-acid sequence MPSNRELFLRHMAQTSSAPLLLEIDRAEGVYMYDQNGKAIIDLISGIGVSNVGHRHPRVVQAIHEQTNKYLHLMVYGELIQTPQVKLSQKLCDLLPSTLNSVYLVNSGSEAVEGAMKLAKRHTGRFEIIACHNAYHGSTQGSLSLNGNEYFKEAYRPLLPGIRHIRFGQTEDLQHITTDTAAIILETVQGEAGVRTTTPAYFSALRKKCNETGTLLILDEVQCGFGRTGTFWAFEQFGIVPDILVCAKGMGGGMPIGAFISPQEIMHSLSEDPVLGHITTFGGHPVSCAASLATIDVILSESLVSQVKEKELLFKKHLNHPAIKEIRSCGLLMAAEMENYDTLKMVIDRAIELGVLTDWFLFCDNSMRIAPPLTISHEEIVNTCNIIKQAIKETKA is encoded by the coding sequence ATGCCTTCAAATCGTGAGCTATTTCTTAGGCACATGGCCCAAACCTCTTCCGCCCCACTCCTGCTCGAAATTGATCGTGCAGAAGGCGTATACATGTATGATCAAAACGGCAAAGCCATTATAGACTTGATCTCAGGAATTGGCGTAAGCAACGTTGGTCATCGCCACCCTCGGGTCGTACAAGCTATCCACGAACAAACCAACAAATACTTACACCTGATGGTTTATGGAGAACTCATTCAAACACCACAGGTAAAACTATCACAAAAGCTTTGCGATTTGCTCCCCAGCACCCTTAACAGTGTATATCTTGTCAACTCTGGAAGCGAGGCTGTAGAAGGGGCAATGAAATTGGCCAAAAGGCACACTGGAAGGTTTGAGATTATTGCCTGTCACAATGCCTACCACGGCTCTACCCAAGGCTCTCTCTCCCTAAATGGCAACGAATATTTTAAAGAAGCCTATAGGCCATTATTGCCAGGCATCAGACACATAAGGTTCGGCCAGACGGAAGACCTTCAGCATATAACCACTGACACAGCAGCAATCATCCTGGAAACTGTTCAGGGTGAAGCAGGCGTTCGAACAACTACCCCTGCTTACTTTAGTGCCCTCAGAAAAAAGTGTAATGAAACAGGCACACTACTGATTCTCGACGAAGTCCAGTGTGGATTTGGAAGAACAGGCACCTTTTGGGCATTTGAACAGTTTGGTATTGTTCCAGATATTCTGGTATGTGCAAAAGGTATGGGGGGAGGAATGCCTATAGGAGCTTTCATATCCCCACAGGAAATCATGCACAGCCTTTCCGAAGATCCGGTTTTAGGACATATAACAACTTTTGGCGGACACCCTGTCAGTTGCGCTGCATCACTGGCCACTATAGATGTTATCCTTAGTGAAAGTCTAGTATCACAAGTCAAAGAAAAAGAGTTGCTTTTCAAAAAGCACCTAAACCATCCGGCAATTAAAGAAATAAGGAGCTGCGGACTCCTTATGGCTGCTGAAATGGAAAATTATGACACTCTAAAAATGGTTATTGACCGGGCAATTGAATTAGGTGTACTCACAGACTGGTTTTTGTTCTGCGACAACTCTATGCGTATAGCTCCCCCCCTTACTATTAGCCACGAGGAAATTGTCAACACATGTAACATCATCAAACAAGCCATTAAAGAGACCAAGGCATAA
- a CDS encoding T9SS type A sorting domain-containing protein — translation MKANICKTVIPTVKKPIFIGILLCLSIATNIYAQEASHSHFHKASLSERSELIRVDREADYKSAETIQLSDEGFELKIFPNPFSEHIYIEGTYQGNKPIRISLYNQIGVKLHNITITDALIKTSFHTASLAAGIYFLKVETEDHKLLKTHKMIKEHL, via the coding sequence ATGAAAGCCAATATATGTAAAACCGTTATACCCACTGTAAAGAAACCTATTTTTATAGGCATATTGCTATGTTTGTCAATAGCTACAAACATATATGCACAAGAAGCGTCCCATTCCCATTTTCACAAAGCAAGCTTATCCGAAAGGTCTGAATTAATTAGAGTAGACAGGGAAGCAGATTACAAAAGTGCCGAAACTATTCAGTTATCTGACGAAGGCTTTGAGTTAAAAATTTTCCCAAACCCATTTTCTGAACATATTTACATTGAAGGTACTTATCAAGGCAACAAACCTATACGTATATCATTATACAATCAAATAGGGGTAAAACTTCACAATATTACCATAACAGATGCATTGATCAAGACCTCGTTTCACACAGCATCACTTGCTGCAGGCATATACTTCTTAAAAGTTGAAACAGAAGACCATAAACTGCTTAAAACGCACAAAATGATCAAAGAACACCTATAG
- a CDS encoding malectin domain-containing carbohydrate-binding protein: MKKTYYKATTLLSLFLFAGFFSEKSLAQDNGENDNDNDVYKHVLYRINVGGIEKASEDDYMNWEEDTYDIPSEYVDLSEIDNSTNRTEEDVSMDESVAEGTPVDIFRSERNFDHHHYDAMQYSFEVPEEAEYEVRLFFSENHFEEPEMRMFHVDINGNRVIENLDIYEEAGHLTGIMKSFETGAEDGHITIEFIDVHGGHQPTISGIEIIGMSDDPEVWEVTSVTEELDADITIYPNPFADQVTVKGEGDIETLNITLFDQNGKVIEKQSTQGVQFQAIFNTSSLPAGMYYLQLESETGAVTMRKLIKTN; this comes from the coding sequence ATGAAAAAAACATACTACAAAGCGACAACACTACTTAGTTTATTTCTTTTTGCAGGATTTTTTTCTGAAAAGTCATTGGCCCAAGATAATGGCGAAAATGACAATGACAATGATGTGTACAAGCATGTACTTTACCGAATAAATGTTGGCGGTATTGAAAAAGCATCAGAAGACGACTACATGAACTGGGAAGAAGACACATATGACATCCCTTCTGAGTATGTAGACTTGTCAGAAATCGACAACTCTACCAATAGAACCGAAGAAGATGTAAGTATGGATGAGTCTGTTGCAGAAGGCACTCCTGTAGACATTTTTAGATCTGAAAGGAATTTCGACCACCACCACTATGATGCCATGCAATATTCCTTTGAAGTGCCAGAAGAAGCTGAATATGAAGTAAGACTGTTCTTTAGCGAGAACCATTTTGAAGAGCCGGAAATGCGAATGTTCCATGTGGACATTAACGGCAATAGGGTTATAGAAAACCTGGACATCTACGAAGAAGCAGGACACCTGACCGGAATCATGAAATCATTTGAAACTGGCGCTGAAGATGGCCATATAACTATAGAGTTTATAGATGTGCACGGCGGTCATCAACCAACCATTTCAGGCATAGAAATAATTGGGATGAGTGATGACCCAGAGGTATGGGAGGTAACCTCCGTTACTGAAGAACTAGATGCTGACATAACTATATACCCAAACCCATTTGCAGACCAAGTCACTGTAAAAGGTGAAGGAGACATAGAAACCCTCAACATTACATTGTTTGATCAAAACGGAAAAGTTATTGAAAAGCAAAGCACCCAAGGAGTTCAATTCCAAGCTATTTTTAATACATCTTCTTTGCCTGCAGGCATGTACTATCTGCAACTGGAGTCAGAAACTGGAGCTGTAACTATGAGAAAACTTATTAAAACTAACTAA